Proteins from one Scyliorhinus canicula chromosome 24, sScyCan1.1, whole genome shotgun sequence genomic window:
- the prc1b gene encoding protein regulator of cytokinesis 1b isoform X2, translating into MMRRSDALATESVTCLNAALSHLRNIWEEIGIPEDQRLQRTEVVKKHIKGLLDMMIAEEENLRQRLKKSIDMCQKELHAVCQELNLAVCMPEDEDCTMLQLEKDLRTRLEVLLKEKKERMLKLKCLKEQDEELCDILCRTVYPIDADTVPSLEQLDVFREHIASLNVEKERRRAEFVETKKEIILCMEELDQLPDTSFERDIVCEDEDAFCLSNENIVGLKTLLQQLEVKRAQNEIKCSELRDQIINLWDWLQVSCEERDAFSVHMVGSRAKTMQALQAELERLEIFKQQNMKNVIEAIRQEVATYWEKCFFSSAQRQAFAPFHDEDYTEDLLQLNNRELNRLKQYYQAHQQLFEGVWKWEENWKLYLSFEKKAADPNRFANRGGNLLKEEKQRTKLYKMLPKLEEELKVQIDAWEQEHHSQFQVNGQNFMSYVTEQWELHKLGKEREKQERQLKKSKLIEEEMLYGSAPKTPSKRRLNTLNTPGKSRKLNGTSIASATPNSTLRSAIGGSICYSPISRPPLSGRKPGQSVRTPGYSATKPPRFALIERNKENISHLNATSMSARTFKSFQY; encoded by the exons TGATGCACTGGCCACAGAGTCAGTGACCTGTCTCAATGCAGCACTTTCCCATCTGCGGAATATCTGGGAAGAGATAGGGATCCCTGAAGATCAGCGATTGCAAAGAACCGAAGTTGTGAAAAAGCACATCAAG GGCTTATTGGATATGATGATTGCAGAGGAAGAAAATCTGAGGCAGCGGCTGAAAAAGAGTATTGATATGTGCCAGAAGGAATTACATGCTGTATGTCAGGAACTCAACTTGGCTGTATGTATG CCTGAAGATGAAGATTGCACAATGCTACAGCTGGAGAAAGATCTGCGAACACGGTTAGAGGTCCTCCTGAAGGAGAAGAAAGAGAGGATGCTGAAATTGAAGTGCCTTAAAGAACAAGATGAGGAGCTTTGTGATATTCTATGTAGAACAGTttaccccattgatgctgacactgTTCCTAGTCTTGAACAACTTGATGTGTTTCGTGAGCATATTGCTTCACTTAATGTGGAAAAG GAACGCAGAAGGGCTGAGTTTGttgaaacaaagaaagaaataaTTCTTTGTATGGAGGAACTTGATCAACTTCCAGATACCAGCTTTGAGAGAGATATTGTGTGCGAGGATGAGGATGCTTTCTGTCTGTCCAATGAGAACATTGTTGGTCTGAAAACACTGCTTCAACAG CTGGAGGTGAAAAGAGCTCAGAATGAGATTAAATGCTCAGAGCTGCGAGATCAAATAATTAACTTATGGGACTGGCTGCAGGTTTCCTGTGAAGAGCGTGATGCTTTCTCTGTACACATGGTTGGTTCCAGAGCGAAGACTATGCAGGCA TTGCAGGCAGAATTGGAGCGTCTGGAGATATTCAAACAACAGAACATGAAAAATGTGATTGAAGCAATCAGACAAGAGGTGGCAACATACTGGGAGAAATGTTTCTTTAGTTCTGCACAGCGGCAAGCATTTGCTCCATTTCACGATG AGGACTACACAGAGGACTTATTGCAGCTGAATAATCGGGAGCTCAATCGACTAAAACAGTATTACCAAGCACACCAGCAGCTGTTTGAGGGTGTCTGGAAGTGGGAAGAAAATTGGAAGCTTTACCTGAGCTTTGAG AAGAAAGCAGCAGACCCAAACCGCTTCGCCAATCGAGGGGGAAATCTGTTAAAAGAAGAGAAGCAGAGAACAAAGCTTTACAAAATGCTGCCTAAA CTGGAGGAAGAGTTGAAAGTTCAGATTGATGCTTGGGAGCAAGAGCATCATTCCCAGTTTCAGGTCAATGGACAGAATTTCATGAGTTATGTGACAGAGCAATGGGAGCTGCATAAATTGGGAAAAGAGCGAGAGAAACAAGAACGG CAACTGAAAAAGAGCAAACTAATTGAAGAGGAAATGCTGTATGGAAGTGCCCCAAAAACTCCAAGCAAGCGAAGGCTTAATACTCTAAACACCCCAGGAAAATCACGGAAG CTAAATGGTACGTCGATCGCCAGTGCCACCCCAAACAGCACCCTTCGCTCTGCCATTGGCGGTAGCATCTGTTACTCACCCATCTCCCGACCCCCACTGTCTGGACGCAAG CCAGGACAATCTGTGCGTACACCAGGATATTCTGCTACAAAGCCCCCACGTTTCGCTCTCATTGAAAGGAACAAAGAGAATATTTCTCACCTAAATGCAACATCAATGAGTG
- the prc1b gene encoding protein regulator of cytokinesis 1b isoform X1: MMRRSDALATESVTCLNAALSHLRNIWEEIGIPEDQRLQRTEVVKKHIKGLLDMMIAEEENLRQRLKKSIDMCQKELHAVCQELNLAVCMPEDEDCTMLQLEKDLRTRLEVLLKEKKERMLKLKCLKEQDEELCDILCRTVYPIDADTVPSLEQLDVFREHIASLNVEKERRRAEFVETKKEIILCMEELDQLPDTSFERDIVCEDEDAFCLSNENIVGLKTLLQQLEVKRAQNEIKCSELRDQIINLWDWLQVSCEERDAFSVHMVGSRAKTMQALQAELERLEIFKQQNMKNVIEAIRQEVATYWEKCFFSSAQRQAFAPFHDEDYTEDLLQLNNRELNRLKQYYQAHQQLFEGVWKWEENWKLYLSFEKKAADPNRFANRGGNLLKEEKQRTKLYKMLPKLEEELKVQIDAWEQEHHSQFQVNGQNFMSYVTEQWELHKLGKEREKQERQLKKSKLIEEEMLYGSAPKTPSKRRLNTLNTPGKSRKLNGTSIASATPNSTLRSAIGGSICYSPISRPPLSGRKPGQSVRTPGYSATKPPRFALIERNKENISHLNATSMSGASTASTPQHNLSVNSVATTYSEFARELSKASNIDCRSRILNSTTTNIPT; this comes from the exons TGATGCACTGGCCACAGAGTCAGTGACCTGTCTCAATGCAGCACTTTCCCATCTGCGGAATATCTGGGAAGAGATAGGGATCCCTGAAGATCAGCGATTGCAAAGAACCGAAGTTGTGAAAAAGCACATCAAG GGCTTATTGGATATGATGATTGCAGAGGAAGAAAATCTGAGGCAGCGGCTGAAAAAGAGTATTGATATGTGCCAGAAGGAATTACATGCTGTATGTCAGGAACTCAACTTGGCTGTATGTATG CCTGAAGATGAAGATTGCACAATGCTACAGCTGGAGAAAGATCTGCGAACACGGTTAGAGGTCCTCCTGAAGGAGAAGAAAGAGAGGATGCTGAAATTGAAGTGCCTTAAAGAACAAGATGAGGAGCTTTGTGATATTCTATGTAGAACAGTttaccccattgatgctgacactgTTCCTAGTCTTGAACAACTTGATGTGTTTCGTGAGCATATTGCTTCACTTAATGTGGAAAAG GAACGCAGAAGGGCTGAGTTTGttgaaacaaagaaagaaataaTTCTTTGTATGGAGGAACTTGATCAACTTCCAGATACCAGCTTTGAGAGAGATATTGTGTGCGAGGATGAGGATGCTTTCTGTCTGTCCAATGAGAACATTGTTGGTCTGAAAACACTGCTTCAACAG CTGGAGGTGAAAAGAGCTCAGAATGAGATTAAATGCTCAGAGCTGCGAGATCAAATAATTAACTTATGGGACTGGCTGCAGGTTTCCTGTGAAGAGCGTGATGCTTTCTCTGTACACATGGTTGGTTCCAGAGCGAAGACTATGCAGGCA TTGCAGGCAGAATTGGAGCGTCTGGAGATATTCAAACAACAGAACATGAAAAATGTGATTGAAGCAATCAGACAAGAGGTGGCAACATACTGGGAGAAATGTTTCTTTAGTTCTGCACAGCGGCAAGCATTTGCTCCATTTCACGATG AGGACTACACAGAGGACTTATTGCAGCTGAATAATCGGGAGCTCAATCGACTAAAACAGTATTACCAAGCACACCAGCAGCTGTTTGAGGGTGTCTGGAAGTGGGAAGAAAATTGGAAGCTTTACCTGAGCTTTGAG AAGAAAGCAGCAGACCCAAACCGCTTCGCCAATCGAGGGGGAAATCTGTTAAAAGAAGAGAAGCAGAGAACAAAGCTTTACAAAATGCTGCCTAAA CTGGAGGAAGAGTTGAAAGTTCAGATTGATGCTTGGGAGCAAGAGCATCATTCCCAGTTTCAGGTCAATGGACAGAATTTCATGAGTTATGTGACAGAGCAATGGGAGCTGCATAAATTGGGAAAAGAGCGAGAGAAACAAGAACGG CAACTGAAAAAGAGCAAACTAATTGAAGAGGAAATGCTGTATGGAAGTGCCCCAAAAACTCCAAGCAAGCGAAGGCTTAATACTCTAAACACCCCAGGAAAATCACGGAAG CTAAATGGTACGTCGATCGCCAGTGCCACCCCAAACAGCACCCTTCGCTCTGCCATTGGCGGTAGCATCTGTTACTCACCCATCTCCCGACCCCCACTGTCTGGACGCAAG CCAGGACAATCTGTGCGTACACCAGGATATTCTGCTACAAAGCCCCCACGTTTCGCTCTCATTGAAAGGAACAAAGAGAATATTTCTCACCTAAATGCAACATCAATGAGTGGTGCGTCCACCGCCTCCACCCCACAGCATAATCTCAGCGTAAATTCAGTTGCCACCACTTATTCTGAGTTTGCG